ataaacaataacCGAGGCACAGGGGTATACTTATGCAACATTACTGGTTTTTACACTTTAAAGGTGCCCATTAAGGCAAACATACATATCAGACCAATAGGATTTTCAGAAATGTATGGAGATAAGGCTTTGGCAATACTGATGAAGTGGatgcacttgtgtgaatttatataaatacaaagaatactgaatgtgaTGCATACTATGCCGAGAAGTGGACACATACCTTAAACATGAACAGTCATCAATAGTTTATGTACAAATGTGTATTACAATATCATAAACATTAGCCTACATTCCTAGATCAAGATAATGACTAATTTAGTCATATCATTTGCAACAAGACTATTGTTTGGTTTGTGTGAGTCATTTCATTAGAACTAAAGATGATTGCTACATTAAGTGATGATTCAATACTTTTGATCACACTATTGAGACAaaagatttgttttttttttaatacttttttttttttcacttttcaTTTGTTTGCATCATTGCAATCTATAGCAGTGGGCTATAATAAGCAATCTCTTTCTCTACTTTGTATCTCCTTGGGTTGTTGTGTTGAAAGATTTGTgttttaatgtatgtatgtttcaTGATCATAACCCATCACATCCCCaccactgctggggcatgggtcgccttccaatgaaggaagcaTGAAGCTTTTGCTGAAATAGTGGGCAACCTGACAGAGAGATGTTTTCAAGATGCCCAAAGgcctattctattttattattaatttataaataaaggttCTACTCACCACTGCTAGACTTGGCCATGCTGGTACGATAGTCCTTTTCAAACTTGAGATCACTTGGAGGACTCTTGAAGTTGGTCCTGAAGAAGTTATCAGACGAAGCCACAATCTGCGTTGGCTGGTTTGACACAAGTCGCTCTTTATCATCTTCTTTACTCTTGAAGTTGCCAATGAATTTGCTAATAAAGCCTGTTGGAGAGCTTATCGGCTCCCGTTCTACGGTTTCAGCGGGTTTGCTGTAATTGGTGCTTTTCAGCATATCGTGGGATTTTAACGCGTTTTTCAGTTCGCTTACTACTTTCGAGTGTGAAAACGCTAGCTCCAACACTGGCTGGTCGTCACCGACTATGGATTTCAGTTCTTTTTTCTCTCGCAGCTCGTTCAGAATGCATAGATTGAGTTGGCTCTTTGTCTGGTAGAGGAACGGGGCCGAGTGCTCGTCGCGCCAGGTTCTATTGTCTTCCTGGATGAGCTTTTGTCCGTGATCACGGCCGAAGAACGACATGAGGTCATCTCGTCGGATCGGCGGGTCGTTTATGTCGAAGTCTAGGGTGTCTATTAGCGCGTATTTGAGAGCTATGTCGGGTTTGATGATGGATTCGTTGATTATTTCCGTCTGGAAACAAGAAAGACAgttagaagttttttttttgtctaacAGGAAACtggaaaagttatttttagatttGCGTAGTTTTGTGACTGAAGTACATGTGGTTGGTGTTGGTAACGTACCTTCTCCTTGTCCGTGAGGCTGTCCCAGATGTTTTCGTAGGAGTTTTTCGCTTCTTCGATGTCTTCGTGAATTTTTGCAGCCAGAGGATTCATTGAACGGAAATAGTCTTCCGCTATAGCGTTTATCGCCATTGCTAGGGCCAGTCCAGTTTCTCTGGTTaaagagtaattaattataaatgagTTGTGTACTTGTAAACACTACATGCCGGaagaaaattaatataatttctgATTTCGCGCAgcaaaatcataaaaattacgTCCTCCCACACtccaaaaaaacaataatgaaCACAGATTATTAGAATTTAGATAAAAAGAatagtttgttttttattcacagattaatttaaacaaaaaccGGTAAAGTAGTTAAGAATAATCGATTAATCGTTTTTAACTCGGTAAATCGAAACTCAATGTATTCGCTACTGTCCTTTACTTACCAAGTGTAAGTCAGGCtgttactttttttttgtattcaaATGTCAAAATGGCTAATATCTGTAATGTTTACAATTGAACTTAGCGATGCGCGATtatcacttatatcaataATCGAATACACCACTACCGCTACTCTCCATAATCGAATATCAAAGTAGCGATATACTTATTGCAATAATCGAATAA
The DNA window shown above is from Plutella xylostella chromosome 30, ilPluXylo3.1, whole genome shotgun sequence and carries:
- the LOC105398262 gene encoding uncharacterized protein C1orf198 homolog, which gives rise to MAINAIAEDYFRSMNPLAAKIHEDIEEAKNSYENIWDSLTDKEKTEIINESIIKPDIALKYALIDTLDFDINDPPIRRDDLMSFFGRDHGQKLIQEDNRTWRDEHSAPFLYQTKSQLNLCILNELREKKELKSIVGDDQPVLELAFSHSKVVSELKNALKSHDMLKSTNYSKPAETVEREPISSPTGFISKFIGNFKSKEDDKERLVSNQPTQIVASSDNFFRTNFKSPPSDLKFEKDYRTSMAKSSSDLSEENRGLLSSGSLASSTDFHSCEEVASAESTETLAPSVGKTGYDFLDNW